In Kitasatospora sp. NA04385, a single genomic region encodes these proteins:
- the lanM gene encoding type 2 lanthipeptide synthetase LanM — MSLDVQTWLRTAGTPGHAAPTTALLPGLPGADERLHAVIAAAASFEERAAARDDGQALFAPDQGEDRRSRAAAVETWLRRAAGDQRSAGVLLDHLAETGRPLGEGLRRVRLADPAKLPSWAYPLAVFLRAQSEAPATGPGAVAAGFRAAADALLPAGDGSVLGVPVTAKGRADVVGTLTGRLVEVANLTLCQEFQLATGRPRATAWDAEGGPDASAAGWLARLERLPALAYLIGTVCRQWQEMYTEMFARLSADRAGLVAEMWGGTDPGALDSVHGDAGDRHAQGRSVALLRFESGAGVVYKPKDMRHATAFLGLVERLNRELSLDLPLRTVLIRSDRGDDGHGASLSTDCSGDYGWEELVPSRPCADRAGFARFYRRLGMTIRLVQLLEGRDMWADNLLADGEHPVLIDLECLLYPRVQNPPVLKDAQHALLDELETTVVRTAMAFQAWTPAGRTDALDIGCLSRVGSLEVVPGVPALPITAYRPVHDGQPADPWQYTEEVVEGYREMHGALYRIRGELADHDGPLSGFRGVWVRYIWRHTWDGYKILRASTSPLALDDGATRETVIAGALRGAVTARSGDPERGDLLEVVLAELDSFRTLDIPFFRSLTTSSSVFTADGREIPGHFRSTGWQRLQQRVAELDGFDLDTHVAVLSGCVDAARAGTEQPAAEPVEPPAAATPPRPLAAEPPTPGELLAEAVAIGDRILDARRGTGWVAQGWYPGTGLRQVEVLGPDLTAGTLGIALYLAELWSATGEPRFHRAAHGLLAEAAALIDPAEPKAFAFAGDSRLASGAPVPGGFFGPGAIIHGLARGGLLLGETDFLTAAQALVPGAMTVAESASNRPGRPVKIPHGDVPLGTAGLLLNLLRLRRAAGGSHPDTDQAIRVLAAGALDQLTDEQTAFDFLELVPGGTDSIAAALARTLAEAPALLADPEDVRARLHAHRFATGTRSGRLACLDTAVSLGADAVDQADLGALAPPVTGPELAALTGRALLSAATEALTAAEAGLVHTLPEDTEALLPGPFYDGREAAALMVRELLTRHRLHGTWFPDRAAHDAVNLGALDGTVAVGLLLLRLHDASAAPLATLR, encoded by the coding sequence ATGTCGCTCGACGTTCAGACCTGGCTCCGCACCGCCGGAACCCCGGGCCACGCGGCCCCGACGACCGCCCTGCTGCCCGGCCTGCCCGGCGCCGACGAGCGGCTGCACGCCGTGATCGCCGCCGCGGCCAGCTTCGAGGAACGCGCCGCCGCCCGCGACGACGGGCAGGCCCTGTTCGCCCCCGACCAGGGCGAGGACCGGCGCAGCCGCGCCGCCGCCGTCGAGACCTGGCTGCGCCGCGCCGCGGGCGACCAGCGCTCCGCCGGGGTGCTGCTCGACCACCTCGCCGAGACCGGCCGTCCGCTCGGCGAGGGCCTGCGCCGCGTCCGGCTGGCCGACCCGGCCAAGCTGCCCTCCTGGGCGTACCCGCTGGCCGTGTTCCTGCGCGCCCAGAGCGAGGCCCCCGCCACCGGCCCGGGCGCGGTCGCGGCCGGCTTCCGGGCCGCCGCCGACGCCCTGCTGCCCGCCGGGGACGGCTCGGTGCTGGGCGTCCCGGTCACCGCGAAGGGCCGCGCCGACGTGGTCGGCACCCTCACCGGACGGCTGGTCGAGGTCGCCAACCTCACCCTGTGCCAGGAGTTCCAGCTCGCCACCGGCCGCCCCCGCGCCACCGCCTGGGACGCCGAGGGCGGCCCGGACGCCTCCGCCGCGGGCTGGCTGGCCCGGCTGGAGCGGCTGCCCGCGCTGGCCTACCTGATCGGCACCGTGTGCCGGCAGTGGCAGGAGATGTACACCGAGATGTTCGCCCGCCTCTCCGCCGACCGGGCCGGCCTGGTCGCCGAGATGTGGGGCGGCACCGACCCGGGCGCGCTGGACTCGGTGCACGGCGACGCCGGCGACCGGCACGCCCAGGGCCGCTCGGTGGCGCTGCTGCGCTTCGAGAGCGGCGCCGGCGTGGTCTACAAGCCCAAGGACATGCGGCACGCCACCGCCTTCCTCGGCCTGGTCGAGCGCCTCAACCGCGAGCTCTCCCTCGACCTGCCGCTGCGCACCGTGCTGATCCGCTCCGACCGCGGCGACGACGGCCACGGCGCCTCGCTCAGCACCGACTGCTCCGGCGACTACGGCTGGGAGGAGCTCGTCCCGTCCCGCCCCTGCGCCGACCGCGCGGGCTTCGCCCGGTTCTACCGCCGCCTGGGCATGACCATCCGGCTGGTGCAGCTGCTGGAGGGCCGCGACATGTGGGCCGACAACCTGCTGGCCGACGGCGAGCACCCGGTGCTGATCGACCTGGAGTGCCTGCTCTACCCGCGGGTGCAGAACCCGCCGGTGCTCAAGGACGCCCAGCACGCCCTGCTGGACGAGCTGGAGACCACCGTGGTGCGCACCGCGATGGCCTTCCAGGCCTGGACCCCGGCCGGGCGCACCGACGCCCTGGACATCGGCTGCCTGTCCCGGGTCGGCAGCCTGGAGGTCGTCCCCGGCGTGCCCGCGCTGCCCATCACCGCCTACCGGCCGGTCCACGACGGACAGCCCGCCGACCCGTGGCAGTACACCGAGGAGGTGGTCGAGGGCTACCGCGAGATGCACGGCGCGCTGTACCGCATCCGCGGCGAACTCGCCGACCACGACGGCCCGTTGAGCGGGTTCCGGGGCGTGTGGGTGCGCTACATCTGGCGGCACACCTGGGACGGCTACAAGATCCTGCGCGCCTCCACCAGCCCGCTCGCCCTGGACGACGGCGCGACCCGGGAGACCGTCATCGCGGGCGCCCTGCGCGGCGCCGTCACCGCCCGCTCCGGCGACCCGGAGCGCGGCGACCTGCTGGAGGTGGTGCTCGCCGAGCTCGACTCCTTCCGCACCCTGGACATCCCGTTCTTCCGCTCGCTGACCACCTCCTCCTCGGTGTTCACCGCCGACGGCCGCGAGATCCCCGGGCACTTCCGCTCCACCGGCTGGCAGCGCCTCCAGCAGCGGGTCGCCGAACTCGACGGCTTCGACCTGGACACCCACGTCGCCGTGCTCTCCGGCTGCGTGGACGCCGCCCGGGCCGGCACCGAGCAGCCCGCCGCCGAGCCGGTCGAGCCGCCGGCCGCCGCCACCCCGCCGCGCCCGCTCGCCGCCGAACCGCCCACCCCCGGCGAGCTGCTGGCCGAGGCCGTCGCGATCGGCGACCGGATCCTGGACGCCCGGCGCGGCACCGGCTGGGTCGCCCAGGGCTGGTACCCGGGCACCGGCCTGCGCCAGGTCGAGGTGCTCGGCCCCGACCTGACCGCCGGCACCCTCGGCATCGCCCTGTACCTCGCCGAACTCTGGTCCGCCACCGGCGAACCCCGCTTCCACCGGGCCGCCCACGGCCTGCTCGCCGAGGCCGCCGCCCTCATCGACCCGGCCGAACCCAAGGCGTTCGCCTTCGCCGGCGACTCCCGGCTGGCCTCCGGCGCCCCCGTCCCCGGCGGCTTCTTCGGCCCCGGCGCGATCATCCACGGCCTGGCCCGCGGCGGCCTGCTGCTCGGCGAGACCGACTTCCTCACCGCCGCCCAGGCCCTGGTGCCCGGCGCCATGACGGTCGCCGAATCCGCCTCCAACCGGCCCGGCCGCCCGGTGAAGATCCCGCACGGCGACGTCCCGCTGGGCACCGCCGGCCTGCTGCTCAACCTGCTGCGACTGCGCCGCGCCGCCGGCGGCAGCCACCCCGACACCGACCAGGCGATCCGGGTGCTGGCCGCCGGGGCGCTCGACCAACTCACCGACGAGCAAACCGCGTTCGACTTCCTGGAGCTCGTCCCCGGCGGCACCGACTCGATCGCCGCCGCCCTCGCCCGCACCCTCGCCGAAGCCCCCGCGCTGCTCGCCGACCCCGAGGACGTCCGGGCCCGGCTGCACGCCCACCGCTTCGCCACCGGCACCCGATCCGGCCGCCTCGCCTGCCTCGACACCGCCGTCTCGCTCGGCGCCGACGCCGTCGACCAGGCCGACCTCGGCGCCCTCGCCCCGCCCGTCACCGGCCCCGAACTCGCCGCCCTCACCGGCCGCGCCCTGCTCTCCGCCGCCACCGAGGCGCTCACCGCCGCCGAGGCGGGCCTGGTCCACACGCTGCCGGAAGACACCGAGGCGCTGCTGCCCGGCCCGTTCTACGACGGCCGCGAGGCCGCCGCCCTGATGGTCCGCGAACTGCTCACCCGCCACCGCCTGCACGGCACCTGGTTCCCGGACCGGGCCGCGCACGACGCCGTCAACCTCGGCGCGCTGGACGGCACCGTCGCCGTCGGCCTGCTGCTGCTGCGCCTGCACGACGCCTCCGCCGCCCCGCTCGCCACCCTGCGCTGA
- a CDS encoding TOMM precursor leader peptide-binding protein → MSELIGFKRHFTPYVVDGEAVYLVSERGVSVVDGRLAQALAPLLDGTRTAEQIGAALDGVVPADKLRAGVDKLRAGGWVTAADPATDRPGAAFFEMAGQDGDTAMTALRAATVRVEVHGELDPAPFLAALAAAGVTVDQDAEFTVALTEDYLHPGLAERNRQALADGRPWLLARPVGSIVWVGPVFEPDAGGTEGSGCWECLAHRLSANRQSLSYLQHRLGQDQPISTAGAHLPATLALGTQLAALETAKWLAGARPPQPAVTTLDTVLLESEKHVLVRRPQCPSCGDDAMVALRQLTPVRFESRPKAFTADGGHRSASPEDMLEKYRPQLSPITGVVTTLVPAARTPTGLRVYVSGQNLSRQSGDLKQLRTGLRSVSCGKGRTDVQARASALGEAMERFSGVFQGDEARRTATYAELGDAAIHPERTLLYSARQYAERDRWNVKQSMFNIVPVPFRADDPIEWSPAWSLTEQRHRWLPTQAMYYGYRHSGRFYAAGDSNGCAAGTSFEDAVLQGFLELVERDAVALWWYNRVQRPAVDLDSFGDPYVDQLREVYRGLRREIWALDLTADFGIPVVGAFSRRIDAAPGSGTNEDVLIAFGAHLDPHIALTRALTEMNQFLGPVAGDEHGKVGYAGADPEQKAWWTTATVANQPYLLPDPHAPRSTPASWLPLAGADLADDLALVQRIVEDRGMEFLVADQTRPDVGLPVARVIVPGMRHFWARFAPGRLYDVPVRLGWLDTPTPESELNPIPIFI, encoded by the coding sequence ATGTCCGAACTCATCGGCTTCAAACGCCACTTCACCCCGTACGTGGTCGACGGCGAGGCCGTCTACCTGGTCTCCGAGCGCGGCGTCTCGGTGGTCGACGGCAGGCTCGCCCAGGCCCTCGCCCCGCTGCTGGACGGCACCCGCACCGCCGAGCAGATCGGCGCCGCCCTGGACGGCGTCGTCCCCGCCGACAAGCTCCGCGCGGGCGTCGACAAGCTGCGGGCCGGCGGCTGGGTCACCGCCGCCGACCCGGCCACCGACCGCCCCGGCGCGGCCTTCTTCGAGATGGCCGGGCAGGACGGCGACACCGCGATGACCGCGCTGCGCGCCGCCACCGTCCGGGTCGAGGTCCACGGCGAGCTGGACCCCGCACCGTTCCTGGCCGCGCTGGCCGCGGCCGGCGTCACCGTCGACCAGGACGCCGAGTTCACCGTCGCGCTCACCGAGGACTACCTCCACCCCGGCCTGGCCGAACGCAACCGGCAGGCCCTCGCCGACGGCCGCCCCTGGCTGCTGGCCCGCCCGGTCGGCTCGATCGTCTGGGTCGGCCCGGTCTTCGAGCCCGACGCCGGGGGCACCGAGGGCTCCGGCTGCTGGGAGTGCCTGGCGCACCGGCTGTCCGCCAACCGGCAGTCGCTCAGCTACCTCCAGCACCGCCTCGGCCAGGACCAGCCGATCTCCACCGCCGGCGCCCACCTGCCCGCCACCCTGGCCCTCGGCACCCAGCTCGCCGCCCTGGAGACCGCCAAGTGGCTGGCCGGCGCCCGCCCGCCGCAGCCCGCCGTCACCACCCTGGACACCGTGCTGCTGGAGAGCGAGAAGCACGTCCTGGTCCGCCGCCCGCAGTGCCCGTCCTGCGGCGACGACGCGATGGTGGCGCTGCGCCAGCTCACCCCCGTCCGCTTCGAGTCCCGGCCCAAGGCGTTCACCGCCGACGGCGGCCACCGCTCCGCCTCGCCGGAGGACATGCTGGAGAAGTACCGCCCCCAGCTCAGCCCGATCACCGGCGTGGTCACCACCCTCGTCCCCGCCGCCCGCACCCCTACCGGCCTGCGGGTCTACGTCTCCGGGCAGAACCTGTCCCGGCAGAGCGGCGACCTCAAGCAGCTGCGCACCGGCCTGCGCTCGGTCTCCTGCGGCAAGGGCCGCACCGACGTGCAGGCCCGGGCCTCCGCGCTCGGCGAGGCGATGGAGCGCTTCTCCGGCGTCTTCCAGGGCGACGAGGCCCGCCGCACCGCGACCTACGCCGAACTCGGCGACGCCGCGATCCACCCCGAGCGCACCCTGCTCTACTCCGCCAGGCAGTACGCCGAACGCGACCGCTGGAACGTCAAGCAGTCGATGTTCAACATCGTGCCCGTCCCGTTCCGCGCCGACGACCCGATCGAGTGGTCCCCGGCCTGGTCGCTCACCGAGCAGCGCCACCGCTGGCTGCCCACCCAGGCGATGTACTACGGCTACCGGCACAGCGGCCGGTTCTACGCCGCGGGCGACTCCAACGGCTGCGCGGCCGGCACCTCCTTCGAGGACGCCGTCCTCCAGGGCTTCCTGGAACTCGTCGAACGGGACGCCGTCGCGCTCTGGTGGTACAACCGCGTCCAGCGCCCGGCCGTCGACCTCGACTCCTTCGGCGACCCGTACGTCGACCAGCTCCGCGAGGTCTACCGCGGCCTGCGCCGGGAGATCTGGGCGCTCGACCTGACCGCCGACTTCGGCATCCCCGTCGTCGGCGCGTTCTCCCGCCGGATCGACGCCGCGCCCGGCTCGGGCACCAACGAGGACGTGCTGATCGCCTTCGGCGCCCACCTCGACCCGCACATCGCGCTCACCCGGGCCCTGACCGAGATGAACCAGTTCCTCGGCCCGGTCGCCGGGGACGAGCACGGCAAGGTCGGCTACGCGGGCGCCGACCCCGAGCAGAAGGCCTGGTGGACCACCGCCACCGTCGCCAACCAGCCCTACCTGCTGCCCGACCCGCACGCCCCGCGCTCCACCCCCGCCAGCTGGCTCCCGCTCGCGGGCGCCGACCTCGCCGACGACCTGGCGCTCGTCCAGCGGATCGTCGAGGACCGCGGCATGGAGTTCCTGGTCGCCGACCAGACCCGCCCCGACGTGGGGCTGCCCGTCGCCCGGGTGATCGTCCCCGGCATGCGGCACTTCTGGGCCAGGTTCGCGCCCGGCCGGCTCTACGACGTCCCGGTCCGGCTCGGCTGGCTGGACACCCCGACCCCGGAGAGCGAGCTCAACCCGATCCCCATCTTCATCTGA
- a CDS encoding SagB family peptide dehydrogenase: MTVIETLPPAPATGGHHPLRRLLRLRPEVEVTAQGGDVELAHPWGRQRVHALGERTVAALLDLTRADADLDLLALDHVRLLKLLERFPYLVTTTVADPLGTPLATAVPIARSAALPGFARPTGELVLSRFAYLRRLPDGQGRDGESCVLESPMAPFRLTLHQAAAGAFVTALSASRTAEEAALLAGMSTGEGEALAGLLAGGGFLDAGKGAEAPLWDFHDLLFHARSRPGRHDYPTGGVFAHQDVPQLPAVSAPGAREEGEGIDLPVPDWDTVVARDPALSEVLEGRRSVRSYADTPVTLDQLAELLYRVARVRRVIPGDPADPHGYDGVERPYPAGGATGELEVYLSVVKCVGLEPGVYRYDAAAHRLRPRPFQHPGEEAAFSELVTAAWRATACTVDPQVLLTVTSRFGRLSWKYSQIAYALTLKHVGVLYQTLYLVATAMGLAPCGLGSGDTDAAARALGLDWTAESSVGEFLIGSRPAGVPRTAHGFADVVDAARAGEGFGENF; the protein is encoded by the coding sequence ATGACCGTCATCGAAACCCTGCCGCCCGCCCCCGCCACCGGGGGCCACCACCCGCTGCGCCGCCTGCTGCGGCTGCGCCCCGAGGTCGAGGTCACCGCCCAGGGCGGCGACGTCGAACTCGCCCACCCGTGGGGCCGCCAGCGCGTCCACGCGCTCGGCGAGCGCACCGTCGCCGCCCTGCTCGACCTCACCCGCGCCGACGCCGACCTCGACCTGCTGGCGCTCGACCACGTCCGGCTGCTGAAGCTGCTCGAACGCTTCCCGTACCTGGTCACCACCACCGTCGCCGACCCGCTCGGCACCCCGCTGGCCACCGCCGTGCCGATCGCCCGCTCCGCCGCACTGCCCGGATTCGCCCGTCCCACCGGCGAGTTGGTGCTCTCCCGGTTCGCCTACCTGCGCCGGCTGCCGGACGGCCAGGGCCGGGACGGCGAGAGCTGCGTCCTCGAATCGCCGATGGCGCCGTTCCGGCTGACCCTCCACCAGGCCGCCGCCGGGGCCTTCGTGACGGCGCTCAGCGCCTCCCGCACCGCCGAGGAGGCCGCCCTGCTGGCCGGGATGTCCACCGGCGAGGGCGAGGCGCTGGCCGGACTGCTGGCCGGCGGCGGCTTCCTGGACGCCGGCAAGGGCGCCGAGGCCCCGCTCTGGGACTTCCACGACCTGCTGTTCCACGCCCGCAGCCGCCCCGGCCGGCACGACTACCCCACCGGCGGCGTCTTCGCCCACCAGGACGTCCCGCAACTGCCCGCCGTCTCCGCCCCCGGCGCCCGCGAGGAGGGCGAGGGCATCGACCTGCCGGTGCCCGACTGGGACACCGTGGTCGCCCGCGACCCCGCGCTCAGCGAGGTCCTGGAGGGCCGCCGCTCGGTGCGCAGCTACGCCGACACCCCCGTCACGCTCGACCAGCTCGCCGAACTGCTCTACCGGGTGGCCCGGGTCCGCCGGGTCATCCCCGGCGACCCGGCCGACCCGCACGGCTACGACGGCGTCGAACGCCCCTACCCGGCCGGCGGCGCCACCGGCGAACTGGAGGTCTACCTCTCGGTGGTCAAGTGCGTCGGCCTGGAGCCCGGCGTCTACCGCTACGACGCCGCCGCCCACCGGCTGCGCCCGCGCCCGTTCCAGCACCCCGGTGAGGAGGCCGCGTTCAGCGAACTGGTCACCGCCGCCTGGCGCGCCACCGCCTGCACCGTCGACCCGCAGGTGCTGCTCACCGTCACCAGCCGCTTCGGCCGGCTGTCCTGGAAGTACAGCCAGATCGCGTACGCGCTGACCCTCAAGCACGTCGGCGTGCTCTACCAGACGCTCTACCTGGTGGCCACCGCGATGGGCCTGGCCCCGTGCGGCCTCGGCTCCGGCGACACCGACGCCGCGGCCCGGGCGCTCGGCCTGGACTGGACGGCCGAGTCCTCGGTCGGCGAGTTCCTGATCGGCAGCCGCCCGGCCGGGGTGCCGCGCACCGCGCACGGCTTCGCGGACGTGGTGGACGCCGCCCGCGCGGGGGAGGGCTTCGGCGAGAACTTCTGA
- a CDS encoding response regulator transcription factor, with translation MTTALERPLGQRVMTHRFPSADPAATGSTRVLLADGHHLFRSGLGALLDREEDLAVVAEAAGGEEAAAAAARVRPAVAVLGLDPDQPDGPAPARQVQQAAPGTAVLLLVPALPRTAELRRALVEGAAGVLLKDVQAPALIAAVRELARGGRVYDPRLVLDVVRAGQAGPLSRRELAVLGEIAEGSTVREAAAALSLSPGTVRNYVSAAIAKTRARNRCDAIRIARECGWL, from the coding sequence ATGACGACCGCACTGGAACGCCCGCTGGGGCAGCGGGTCATGACGCACCGGTTCCCGTCCGCCGATCCGGCGGCCACGGGCTCCACCAGGGTGCTGCTGGCCGACGGGCACCACCTGTTCCGCTCGGGACTGGGTGCCCTGCTGGACCGGGAGGAGGACCTCGCGGTGGTCGCCGAGGCGGCCGGCGGCGAGGAGGCGGCGGCGGCCGCCGCCCGGGTGCGGCCCGCGGTGGCGGTGCTGGGCCTGGACCCGGACCAGCCGGACGGGCCGGCCCCGGCCCGGCAGGTGCAGCAGGCGGCGCCCGGCACGGCGGTGCTGCTGCTCGTCCCGGCCCTGCCGCGGACGGCGGAGCTGCGGCGGGCGCTGGTGGAGGGCGCGGCCGGGGTCCTGCTGAAGGACGTGCAGGCGCCGGCGCTGATCGCGGCGGTGCGCGAACTGGCCCGCGGCGGACGGGTGTACGACCCGCGGCTGGTGCTGGACGTGGTGCGGGCCGGCCAGGCCGGACCGCTGAGCCGCCGGGAGCTGGCGGTGCTGGGCGAGATCGCCGAGGGCAGCACGGTGCGGGAGGCGGCTGCGGCGCTGTCGCTCTCACCGGGGACGGTGCGCAACTACGTCTCGGCGGCGATCGCCAAGACCAGGGCCCGCAACCGCTGCGACGCGATCCGGATCGCCCGCGAGTGCGGCTGGCTGTAG
- a CDS encoding LuxR C-terminal-related transcriptional regulator: MTADGPVGLDAFGEAVYRAMLLHPDLDTGGLAGHLDSTEAEVCEALDRLADLALTRPASCGTRWRAVNPERGLAALLAHQEAEEARRQREAERSRAAMAGLIAEYASIHAPAAGEQRGIEMLSSLDQVRDRLIQLACDATAEVLSFAPGGPQPAPVMEASRALDQETLERGVRMRTVYQDSVRNDPATVQYARWLHGLGGAVRTTPTLPLRMIVVDNATAIVPIDPDDPRKGAVLLQSPGVVAALRALFEQVWEHARPLGESPQRDLRGLTGQERELLRLLAEGLTDERAGQRLGVSLRTVRRMMADLMVRMDARSRFQAGIQVAALGWLETPEDAPA, from the coding sequence TTGACCGCCGACGGCCCGGTCGGGCTCGACGCGTTCGGCGAGGCGGTCTACCGCGCCATGCTGCTCCACCCCGACCTCGACACCGGCGGCCTGGCCGGCCACCTCGACTCCACCGAGGCCGAGGTCTGCGAGGCCCTCGACCGGCTCGCCGACCTCGCCCTCACCCGCCCCGCCAGCTGCGGCACCCGCTGGCGCGCGGTCAACCCCGAGCGCGGCCTCGCCGCCCTGCTCGCCCACCAGGAGGCCGAGGAGGCCCGCCGCCAGCGCGAGGCCGAACGCAGCCGCGCCGCGATGGCTGGCCTGATCGCCGAGTACGCCAGCATCCACGCCCCCGCCGCCGGCGAACAGCGCGGCATCGAGATGCTCTCCAGCCTCGACCAGGTCCGCGACCGGCTGATCCAGCTCGCCTGCGACGCCACCGCCGAAGTGCTCTCCTTCGCCCCCGGCGGCCCGCAGCCCGCCCCCGTCATGGAGGCCAGCCGCGCCCTCGACCAGGAGACCCTGGAACGCGGCGTCCGGATGCGCACCGTCTACCAGGACAGCGTCCGCAACGACCCCGCCACCGTCCAGTACGCCCGCTGGCTGCACGGCCTCGGCGGCGCCGTCCGCACCACGCCCACCCTGCCGCTGCGCATGATCGTGGTCGACAACGCCACCGCCATCGTCCCGATCGACCCCGACGACCCGCGCAAGGGCGCCGTCCTGCTGCAGAGCCCCGGCGTGGTCGCCGCGCTGCGCGCCCTGTTCGAACAGGTCTGGGAGCACGCCCGCCCGCTCGGCGAGAGCCCCCAGCGCGACCTGCGCGGCCTCACCGGCCAGGAACGCGAACTGCTGCGCCTGCTCGCCGAAGGGCTCACCGACGAACGCGCCGGCCAGCGCCTGGGCGTCTCGCTGCGCACCGTCCGCCGGATGATGGCCGACCTGATGGTCCGGATGGACGCCCGCAGCCGCTTCCAGGCCGGCATCCAGGTCGCCGCCCTCGGCTGGCTGGAGACCCCCGAGGACGCCCCCGCCTGA
- the murJ gene encoding murein biosynthesis integral membrane protein MurJ has product MTTHTADDSGDPYSRQGGPYPPPQNPYQQQHQGDPYQQQPGGWPGQDQPTMQLGRIPAQAFEQAGWSPYAPEYPPQAPERPVPPPRTGPDPAAGAPKPAAAKPAASTGRNGLIMALGSLASRALGFVRSAVIVAALTTGPAGEAFNVANSLPNIVYMMLLGGVLASVFVPELVHAMQTHEDGGQAYTDRLLTLCGVILVVLTVGAWLFAPRIVDLYSDFNDPVKRELAITFARYCLPQILFYGVFTLLGQVLNARDRFGAMMWTPVLNNVVAIAVFGGYLAMGRHAHAASDVSSGDALLLGLGSTLGIVVQAAALLPSLRSARFTYRPRFDWRGAGLTRPLRAAGWALALVLATQLSFAVITSLSTGAGDAAYRAGIPGGRGFSAYNNAYALFVVPQGVITVSLVTALLPSMSRAATAGDYRKIGEDLAGVLRSSAAMVVTAAVLFFALGSQIAMAAYGYGSGSSVHDDAMVVGLLLMAFAVGLPAFCAQYGLARGFYAMGDARTPFWLTLVSTGTNATLCWVAYETLPLRYKVIGMAVAHTVAATLSAVVTGVALGRRLAKGAPPAAVPAPRREAAGGNPDATMVLRTDSFAPGANATLDLGTRGGRRGSGLEGGRLVVLHLGLVLACLPGALAAHWLAGRFGAGLFGSLTGLAAGALAVLLSLFVLARPLGVGASVAPFARKLRIPYPTPTPNSGKHRR; this is encoded by the coding sequence ATGACCACGCACACCGCGGACGACTCCGGCGACCCGTACTCCCGGCAGGGCGGCCCGTACCCGCCGCCGCAGAACCCCTACCAGCAGCAGCACCAGGGCGATCCGTACCAGCAGCAGCCGGGCGGGTGGCCCGGGCAGGACCAGCCGACCATGCAGCTGGGCCGGATCCCGGCGCAGGCCTTCGAGCAGGCCGGCTGGTCGCCGTACGCCCCCGAGTACCCGCCGCAGGCCCCGGAGCGCCCGGTGCCGCCGCCGCGGACCGGGCCGGACCCGGCCGCCGGGGCCCCGAAGCCCGCCGCGGCCAAGCCGGCCGCCTCCACCGGCCGCAACGGCCTGATCATGGCGCTGGGCTCGCTGGCCTCCCGGGCGCTGGGCTTCGTGCGCAGCGCGGTGATCGTGGCGGCGCTGACCACCGGCCCGGCCGGCGAGGCGTTCAACGTGGCGAACTCGCTGCCGAACATCGTCTACATGATGCTGCTCGGCGGCGTGCTGGCCTCGGTGTTCGTGCCGGAGCTGGTGCACGCGATGCAGACCCACGAGGACGGCGGCCAGGCGTACACCGACCGGCTGCTCACCCTGTGCGGGGTGATCCTGGTGGTGCTGACGGTCGGCGCCTGGCTGTTCGCCCCGCGGATCGTCGACCTGTACTCCGACTTCAACGACCCCGTGAAGCGCGAACTGGCGATCACCTTCGCCCGGTACTGCCTGCCGCAGATCCTCTTCTACGGCGTGTTCACCCTGCTCGGGCAGGTGCTGAACGCCCGCGACCGGTTCGGCGCCATGATGTGGACGCCGGTGCTGAACAACGTGGTCGCGATCGCCGTGTTCGGCGGCTACCTGGCGATGGGCCGGCACGCCCACGCGGCGAGCGACGTGAGCAGCGGGGACGCCCTGCTGCTGGGCCTCGGCTCCACCCTGGGCATCGTGGTGCAGGCCGCCGCGCTGCTGCCCTCGCTGCGCTCGGCCCGCTTCACCTACCGCCCGCGCTTCGACTGGCGCGGCGCGGGCCTGACCCGGCCGCTGCGCGCGGCGGGCTGGGCGCTGGCCCTGGTGCTGGCCACCCAGCTGTCCTTCGCGGTGATCACCAGCCTGAGCACCGGCGCGGGCGACGCCGCGTACCGCGCGGGCATCCCGGGCGGCCGCGGCTTCTCCGCCTACAACAACGCCTACGCGCTGTTCGTGGTCCCGCAGGGCGTGATCACGGTGTCGCTGGTGACCGCCCTGCTGCCGAGCATGTCGCGGGCCGCGACGGCGGGCGACTACCGGAAGATCGGCGAGGACCTGGCGGGCGTGCTGCGCTCCTCGGCGGCGATGGTGGTCACCGCGGCGGTGCTGTTCTTCGCGCTGGGCTCGCAGATCGCGATGGCCGCCTACGGCTACGGCTCCGGGTCGTCCGTGCACGACGACGCGATGGTGGTGGGCCTGCTGCTGATGGCCTTCGCGGTCGGCCTGCCCGCGTTCTGCGCCCAGTACGGCCTGGCCCGCGGCTTCTACGCGATGGGCGACGCCCGGACGCCGTTCTGGCTGACCCTGGTCTCCACCGGCACCAACGCGACGCTGTGCTGGGTGGCGTACGAGACGCTGCCGCTGCGCTACAAGGTGATCGGCATGGCGGTGGCGCACACCGTGGCGGCCACCCTGTCGGCGGTGGTGACCGGCGTGGCGCTGGGCCGCCGCCTGGCCAAGGGCGCGCCCCCGGCGGCGGTGCCCGCGCCGCGGCGGGAGGCGGCGGGCGGGAACCCGGACGCCACGATGGTGCTGCGCACCGACTCCTTCGCGCCGGGCGCCAACGCGACGCTGGACCTGGGGACGCGCGGCGGGCGGCGCGGCAGCGGGCTGGAGGGCGGCCGGCTGGTGGTCCTGCACCTCGGCCTGGTGCTGGCCTGCCTGCCGGGCGCGCTGGCCGCGCACTGGCTGGCGGGACGGTTCGGCGCGGGGCTGTTCGGCAGCCTGACGGGGCTGGCGGCGGGCGCGCTGGCGGTCCTGCTCTCGCTCTTCGTGCTGGCCCGCCCGCTGGGCGTGGGCGCCTCGGTGGCACCGTTCGCCCGCAAGCTGCGCATCCCGTACCCGACGCCGACGCCGAACAGCGGCAAGCACCGCCGCTGA